Genomic DNA from Shouchella patagoniensis:
ATGGATACACGACTTATTGAGTTATTGCATTCAGCTATGGATTTAAAAAATGGTGACGCCAAAATTATTAAAAATGCAGGTGCCGTGATTTCTCACCCATTCGGTAGTATTATGCGTAGCATTCTTGTTGCTATTTACGAATTAGGAGCAGAAGAAGTTTATGTCATTGGTCATTATGGTTGTGGCATGACTGGTCTCTCTTCCCCATCGGTATTAGAGAAAGCAAAGGACAGGGGCATTAATATGGATCATATTGATTCGTTAAAATATGCAGGTATTGACATCGATTCGTTCCTAACTGGCTTTGAGGACGTAACGGATAGTGTAAAACATAGTACTGATCTCATTTTACATCATCCACTCTTACCTCCTGATGTATCTGTTCACGGTCTCGTTATTAGCCCGGAAACAGGTAAATTAGATGTTGTCAGTCGCGACATGAAACGTGTAGTAAAATAAAAAAGACTCATCGCTTTCATAATGAAAGCGATGAGTCTTTTTATACTGCTGTTGAAGTGCTTCTTTTTTTGTTTTCGTCCGACGAGTTGATAAGTTTGCCATTGCATAAATACCACGATTTAACGATGGATCACGCTTTCCCTCGCGTACAACTTTTTCCCGTTGTTTTCTGGCATTTGATTTTCCCATGCTTTTCACCCCTTTGCTCACAGTTTATCGCAAGCGAAAGAGATCAGCAACGGCTAAGTTTATTTTCTTCGGAAAACGCGACTATTCATCACAAAGAAAAAGAATGTATGAACGCCCCCTGTTTTAAAAATCTCTTTCGATTGTGCTTTTACTTCAGGGTCTTTTTGTACTTTCTCATCGGCTAAATAGATTGCAATAACACCTCGTATTAGCATATGGTGGAAACTAGCGTCAGGCAAAATTGTTAAACTTTCTTCTGCTTTTTCCACATAATAGCGGAATCTTTCTTCCATCTGCTCATTACTGTCATAATAAAATAAGAAATTCATTTCATCATCTTCAATGTCTTCTTTTTGGTCGATAAAATAATCAAGCATAATATGCATACCTTGCACATACGGGAAATATCCATTACAAATTGTTTTAGCAAGCTGATCAGTGATATTCGCTTTTGTTGAATAAGTAGCCATTGTATAAACTGCTAAAGTCGAAGCCGTACAAGAAGCAAACTCAAACCAAGTCATCCCTTCTGGCATTTCGTCTTT
This window encodes:
- a CDS encoding beta-class carbonic anhydrase, with protein sequence MNKLDSILSFNQSFVENKHYEQYVVGKFPQKKIVILTCMDTRLIELLHSAMDLKNGDAKIIKNAGAVISHPFGSIMRSILVAIYELGAEEVYVIGHYGCGMTGLSSPSVLEKAKDRGINMDHIDSLKYAGIDIDSFLTGFEDVTDSVKHSTDLILHHPLLPPDVSVHGLVISPETGKLDVVSRDMKRVVK